The Candidatus Polarisedimenticolia bacterium genome window below encodes:
- a CDS encoding adenylyltransferase/cytidyltransferase family protein codes for MIADRSGKIAAREDLAALLARQRAAGKRIALANGIFDLLHVGHVRYLEAARREADVLVVALNSDRSARALKGPGRPLIPEAERAEILAALACVDYVTVFDEETAAALIVRIAPDVHCKGTDYRAESVPEREAVLKAGGRIRIVGDPKEHATRDLIAAIVRQFSRGE; via the coding sequence ATGATCGCCGACCGATCGGGGAAGATCGCGGCAAGGGAGGATCTGGCCGCACTCCTGGCGCGCCAGCGCGCCGCCGGGAAACGGATTGCCCTGGCGAACGGCATCTTCGACCTTCTCCACGTCGGGCACGTGCGCTACCTCGAAGCCGCCCGCCGGGAGGCCGACGTGCTCGTCGTGGCGCTCAACAGCGACCGCTCGGCGCGCGCCCTCAAGGGCCCCGGACGCCCTCTCATCCCCGAAGCCGAGCGCGCCGAGATCCTCGCGGCCCTGGCCTGCGTCGACTACGTGACGGTCTTCGACGAGGAGACCGCGGCCGCCCTGATCGTCAGGATTGCGCCCGACGTGCATTGCAAAGGCACCGATTACCGCGCCGAGAGCGTCCCCGAGCGGGAGGCGGTCCTGAAGGCGGGAGGGAGGATTCGGATCGTCGGGGATCCGAAGGAGCACGCCACGCGCGACTTGATCGCGGCAATCGTGAGACAGTTCTCGCGAGGAGAATGA
- a CDS encoding PfkB family carbohydrate kinase, with translation MSPSPRAPDPARLSELLERFSGVTVLVLADLVQDEFRYGESSRISREAPVLILNHRRTDLLPGGGANAVANLKALGARPVTVGRLGDDVSGEALLSTFARRGIATSLIWSHESYHTPTKTRILAGGAHSVKQQVVRIDQGEPVALTASEEDLLLKNLKAGAAGAAGLLVSDYGYGLVHPGNVTPILSLARGLRLPVVVDSRSQISIFRGVAAAAPNLEEAEKATGIAVGNDTGALERAGWRLKEMIEAEAVMVTLGSRGLALFAEASAAIHIPVFGTDEVADVTGAGDTVAAAFTLARLSGGSFLEAATLANIAAGLVVLKRGTATVSPDEMRRAMAGLPRP, from the coding sequence ATGAGCCCAAGTCCGCGCGCCCCCGATCCCGCTCGGTTGAGCGAGCTCCTGGAAAGATTCTCCGGCGTGACCGTTCTGGTGCTCGCGGATCTTGTGCAGGACGAGTTCCGGTACGGCGAGAGCTCCCGTATCTCGCGCGAGGCGCCGGTCCTCATCCTGAACCACCGGCGGACCGACCTCCTCCCCGGAGGGGGCGCCAACGCGGTGGCCAACCTCAAGGCGCTCGGAGCTCGTCCCGTGACCGTGGGGCGCCTGGGGGACGACGTGTCGGGGGAGGCGCTCCTGTCGACGTTCGCGCGGCGCGGCATCGCGACGTCGCTCATCTGGAGCCACGAGAGCTACCACACCCCCACCAAGACGCGCATTCTCGCGGGCGGCGCCCACTCCGTGAAGCAGCAGGTGGTGCGCATCGATCAGGGAGAGCCCGTGGCGCTCACGGCGAGCGAGGAAGATCTCCTGTTGAAGAACCTCAAGGCGGGAGCCGCCGGAGCCGCCGGCCTCCTCGTCTCGGACTACGGGTACGGCTTGGTGCATCCCGGGAACGTTACGCCGATCCTGTCCCTGGCGCGCGGCCTGCGGCTGCCGGTGGTCGTCGACTCGCGAAGTCAGATTTCGATCTTCCGGGGCGTCGCCGCGGCCGCGCCGAACCTCGAGGAGGCCGAGAAGGCGACCGGCATCGCGGTGGGCAACGACACCGGCGCCCTGGAGCGGGCCGGATGGCGCCTCAAGGAGATGATCGAGGCCGAGGCGGTGATGGTCACGCTGGGAAGCCGCGGTCTCGCGCTCTTCGCCGAGGCGAGCGCGGCGATCCATATTCCCGTCTTCGGGACGGACGAAGTGGCCGACGTCACCGGCGCCGGGGACACGGTGGCGGCCGCGTTCACGCTGGCGCGGCTCTCTGGCGGAAGCTTCCTCGAGGCGGCGACGCTCGCGAACATCGCCGCGGGCCTGGTGGTCCTGAAGCGCGGTACGGCGACCGTGTCTCCGGACGAGATGCGGAGGGCCATGGCGGGCCTCCCGCGGCCATGA
- the infA gene encoding translation initiation factor IF-1, with amino-acid sequence MPRDEAIQVEATVLEPLPNAMFRVEMDNKHKVLAHISGRMRKNFIRILPGDRVLVELSPYDLTRGRIVYRYK; translated from the coding sequence TTGCCGCGAGACGAAGCGATTCAGGTGGAAGCCACGGTCCTGGAGCCCTTGCCGAACGCGATGTTCCGCGTTGAGATGGACAACAAGCACAAGGTGCTGGCCCACATCTCGGGAAGGATGAGGAAGAACTTTATCAGGATTCTGCCGGGGGACCGGGTGCTGGTGGAGCTGTCGCCCTACGATCTGACCCGGGGACGGATCGTCTACCGCTACAAGTGA
- a CDS encoding HAD family hydrolase: MSPAAAARAVFLDRDGTLAEEVGYVNHASRLRLLPGSAAALRRIREAGLLSVVVTNQSGVARDYFEEAIVHQAHERLRGLLAAEGTSVDAVYYCPHHPREGIPPYRQDCDCRKPLPGMLLRASRELGIDLARSYMVGDGVVDVGAGRAAGTTTILVLTGYGRGHFEHRRHLWTVQPDHVAEDLGAAVDWILERERGSR, from the coding sequence ATGAGTCCGGCCGCGGCCGCCCGCGCGGTGTTCCTGGATCGCGACGGGACCCTCGCCGAGGAGGTCGGCTACGTGAACCATGCGTCGCGGCTGCGGCTCCTTCCCGGCTCAGCCGCGGCGCTGCGGCGCATCCGCGAGGCGGGACTCCTGTCCGTCGTGGTCACCAACCAATCCGGGGTGGCGCGCGACTACTTCGAGGAGGCGATCGTGCATCAGGCCCACGAAAGGCTCCGGGGGCTCCTGGCGGCCGAGGGGACGTCGGTCGACGCCGTCTATTACTGCCCGCACCACCCCCGCGAGGGGATCCCCCCCTATCGCCAGGACTGCGATTGCCGCAAGCCTCTGCCGGGAATGCTGCTGCGCGCCTCCCGCGAGCTGGGGATCGATCTGGCGCGCTCGTATATGGTGGGCGACGGCGTCGTCGACGTGGGGGCGGGCCGCGCCGCGGGAACCACCACCATCCTGGTGCTCACCGGTTACGGCCGGGGTCACTTCGAGCACCGGCGCCACCTCTGGACGGTGCAGCCCGACCACGTCGCCGAGGATCTCGGCGCCGCCGTCGATTGGATCCTGGAGCGGGAGCGAGGGTCCCGATGA
- the carB gene encoding carbamoyl-phosphate synthase large subunit, with amino-acid sequence MPRRDDLHTILILGSGPIVIGQACEFDYSGTQACKALKEEGFRVVLVNSNPATIMTDPEMADATYVEPLTAETVARIIERERPDALLPTVGGQTALNLAIELGRGGILERHGVELIGAKLRAIEVSEDRKLFKEAMTRIGLEVPASGYAGSLPEAEEVLARIGYPAVIRPSFTLGGSGGGVAYNVEEFHEIVGRGLALSPVGQVLIEESVVGWKEFELEVMRDLADNVVIICSIENLDPMGVHTGDSITVAPALTLTDVEYQRMRTAAIRIIREVGVETGGSNIQFAVDPATGRQLVIEMNPRVSRSSALASKATGFPIARIAAKLAVGYTLDEIPNDITRETPASFEPTIDYVVVKIPRFAFEKFPRADRTLTTQMKSVGEAMAIGRTFKEALQKGLRSLEMGEDEWGWEGSEIRDPLLLRERLITPTRDRLAAVRTALLAGMRVGEIAALTRIDPWFLEKIREIVAREAEIKGRALATLPRDLLRQAKRDGFSDRRLARLMGESEENVRARRIGDGIVPAYKRVDSCGAEFEAKTPYLYSTYEEECESDPSSRRKVMILGSGPNRIGQGIEFDYCCCQAAFALREEGFETIMVNCNPETVSTDYDTSDRLYFEPLTFEDVKNIVERERPEGVIVQFGGQTPLNLALALQRSGVPILGTSPESIDLAEDRKRFASLARELEITVPAWGTAHDMDEALAVAAQIGYPVLIRPSYVLGGRAMMVAYDETQLLSYASQAARVSPGHPVFIDRFLEDAFEVDVDAIGDGSRVVIGGILQHIEEAGIHSGDSFCVLPTYKITPEHLAQIRDQTVRMGLALSVRGLMNVQFAVKDGVLYVLEVNPRASRTVPFVSKATGVPLARHAARIMAGRTLRDLGFTEEPVPPAVFVKGVVFPFIRFPGEDPILGPEMKSTGEVMGISPAFGQAFAKAQMACGMRLPTEGKVFISVNDYDKEAVIPIGRGLAEMGFRLTASAGTAHRLAEAGLAVEMIYKVNEGRPNIVDRILNGDIQLILNTPLGRESHFDEESIRRTATSRGVPCITTLSGGAAAVEGIRALRQGGLDVAPLQAYHRAAPRP; translated from the coding sequence TTGCCCCGTCGCGACGATCTCCACACCATCCTGATCCTCGGATCCGGCCCGATCGTCATCGGCCAGGCCTGCGAGTTCGATTACTCGGGAACCCAGGCCTGCAAGGCGCTCAAGGAGGAGGGTTTCCGGGTCGTCCTGGTGAACTCCAATCCCGCCACGATCATGACCGACCCGGAGATGGCCGACGCCACCTACGTCGAGCCGCTCACCGCCGAGACGGTGGCGCGCATCATCGAGCGGGAGCGTCCCGACGCCCTCCTCCCGACGGTGGGGGGGCAGACCGCGCTGAATCTGGCGATCGAGCTGGGGCGGGGGGGAATCCTGGAACGTCACGGCGTGGAGCTGATCGGGGCCAAGCTCCGGGCGATTGAGGTCTCCGAGGACCGCAAGCTGTTCAAGGAGGCGATGACGCGCATCGGCTTGGAAGTGCCGGCGAGCGGCTACGCCGGATCGCTTCCGGAGGCGGAGGAGGTCCTGGCGCGCATTGGCTATCCGGCCGTCATCCGCCCCTCCTTCACGCTGGGAGGGTCCGGAGGCGGCGTGGCGTACAACGTGGAGGAATTCCATGAGATCGTCGGGCGCGGCCTGGCGCTGAGCCCGGTGGGCCAGGTCCTGATCGAGGAATCGGTCGTCGGCTGGAAGGAGTTCGAGCTGGAGGTGATGCGGGACCTGGCGGACAACGTGGTGATCATCTGCTCGATCGAGAACCTCGACCCGATGGGAGTGCACACCGGAGACTCGATCACGGTGGCGCCGGCGCTGACGCTGACCGACGTCGAATACCAGCGGATGAGGACCGCCGCCATCCGGATCATCCGTGAAGTCGGCGTGGAGACCGGAGGGTCGAACATCCAGTTCGCGGTCGACCCCGCGACCGGGCGCCAGCTGGTGATCGAGATGAACCCGCGGGTGTCGCGATCCTCGGCTCTCGCCTCGAAGGCGACCGGGTTTCCGATCGCGCGGATCGCCGCCAAGCTCGCGGTCGGATACACTCTGGACGAAATCCCCAACGACATCACGCGCGAGACGCCCGCCTCGTTCGAACCCACGATCGACTACGTCGTCGTCAAGATCCCTCGCTTCGCGTTCGAGAAGTTCCCGCGCGCCGATCGCACCCTCACGACCCAGATGAAATCGGTGGGCGAGGCGATGGCGATCGGCCGGACGTTCAAAGAGGCGCTCCAGAAAGGGCTCCGATCCCTGGAGATGGGAGAGGACGAATGGGGATGGGAAGGGTCGGAGATCCGCGATCCGCTGCTCCTGCGCGAGAGACTGATCACCCCGACGCGCGACCGGCTCGCGGCCGTGCGGACGGCGCTGCTCGCCGGGATGAGGGTCGGGGAGATCGCCGCCCTGACGCGGATCGATCCCTGGTTTCTGGAGAAGATCCGGGAGATCGTGGCGCGGGAAGCGGAGATCAAGGGGAGAGCGCTGGCGACCCTTCCGCGGGACCTGCTCCGGCAGGCCAAGCGCGACGGCTTCTCCGATCGGCGCCTGGCCCGGCTCATGGGTGAGTCCGAGGAGAACGTGCGGGCGCGGCGCATCGGCGACGGCATTGTCCCCGCGTACAAACGGGTCGACTCCTGCGGCGCCGAGTTCGAGGCGAAGACCCCGTACCTCTACTCGACCTACGAGGAGGAATGCGAGTCGGACCCCTCGTCCCGGCGCAAGGTGATGATCCTGGGGAGCGGGCCGAACCGGATCGGCCAGGGAATCGAGTTCGACTACTGCTGCTGCCAGGCCGCCTTCGCCCTAAGGGAGGAGGGGTTCGAGACGATCATGGTGAACTGCAATCCGGAGACGGTCTCCACCGACTACGACACGTCCGACCGGCTCTATTTCGAGCCGCTCACCTTCGAGGACGTGAAGAACATCGTGGAGCGGGAAAGACCGGAGGGGGTCATCGTCCAGTTCGGGGGCCAGACACCGCTGAATCTCGCTCTGGCGCTGCAGCGCTCGGGCGTCCCCATCCTGGGGACTTCCCCGGAGTCGATCGACCTGGCGGAGGATCGTAAGCGCTTCGCGTCGCTGGCGCGGGAGCTGGAGATCACCGTTCCGGCGTGGGGGACGGCGCACGACATGGACGAGGCGCTGGCGGTGGCGGCGCAGATCGGCTATCCGGTCCTGATCCGGCCTTCCTACGTCCTCGGGGGGCGCGCCATGATGGTGGCTTACGACGAGACGCAGCTGCTCTCCTACGCCTCCCAGGCCGCGCGGGTCTCGCCGGGGCATCCCGTGTTCATCGATCGCTTCCTGGAGGACGCCTTCGAGGTGGACGTCGACGCGATCGGGGACGGGAGCCGCGTCGTGATCGGGGGAATCCTCCAGCACATCGAGGAGGCGGGGATCCACTCCGGCGACTCCTTCTGCGTCCTGCCGACGTACAAGATCACGCCGGAGCACCTGGCGCAGATCCGGGATCAGACGGTTCGCATGGGGCTGGCGCTCTCAGTCAGGGGCCTGATGAACGTCCAGTTCGCCGTCAAGGACGGAGTCCTTTATGTGCTGGAGGTGAACCCCCGGGCGTCCCGGACGGTCCCCTTCGTGAGCAAGGCCACCGGCGTCCCCCTGGCGCGCCACGCGGCCAGGATCATGGCCGGCCGCACGCTTCGGGATCTGGGGTTCACCGAGGAGCCCGTTCCGCCGGCCGTCTTCGTCAAGGGAGTCGTCTTCCCCTTCATCCGGTTTCCCGGCGAGGATCCGATCCTGGGGCCCGAGATGAAGTCGACCGGAGAGGTGATGGGGATCTCCCCTGCGTTCGGCCAGGCCTTCGCCAAGGCGCAGATGGCCTGCGGGATGAGGCTTCCCACCGAGGGGAAAGTCTTCATCTCGGTGAACGACTACGACAAGGAGGCGGTGATTCCGATCGGGCGCGGGCTGGCGGAGATGGGATTCCGGCTGACCGCCAGCGCCGGGACCGCCCACCGGCTGGCGGAAGCGGGCCTCGCGGTGGAGATGATCTACAAGGTGAACGAGGGCCGCCCCAATATCGTGGACCGGATTCTGAACGGCGACATCCAGCTCATCCTGAACACGCCGCTGGGACGCGAGTCGCACTTCGACGAGGAGTCGATCCGGCGGACCGCCACCTCGCGGGGCGTTCCGTGCATCACGACGCTTTCGGGAGGGGCAGCGGCGGTCGAGGGGATTCGGGCTCTCCGGCAGGGAGGCCTCGACGTGGCCCCGCTGCAGGCCTACCATCGAGCCGCCCCGCGCCCCTGA
- the rpsM gene encoding 30S ribosomal protein S13: MARIAGVDLPQNKRVEVALTYIHGIGRSRSNHILEKAGVSPDVKVKDLSEEEVRKIRDVIQDEGQVEGDVRKNVSMDIKRLIDIGCYRGMRHRRNLPVRGQRTHTNARTRKGPRRTVAGKKKAPVGKKG; encoded by the coding sequence TTGGCTCGCATCGCCGGCGTGGACCTGCCCCAGAACAAGCGCGTCGAGGTCGCCCTGACCTACATCCACGGCATCGGCCGCTCGCGGTCGAACCACATCCTGGAGAAGGCGGGAGTCTCTCCCGACGTGAAGGTGAAGGATCTCTCCGAGGAAGAGGTCCGCAAGATTCGCGACGTGATCCAGGACGAAGGGCAGGTCGAGGGAGACGTGCGGAAGAACGTCTCGATGGACATCAAGCGCCTCATCGACATCGGCTGCTATCGCGGCATGCGGCACCGCCGCAACCTGCCGGTGAGAGGGCAGCGCACCCACACCAACGCGCGCACCCGCAAGGGTCCTCGCCGCACGGTCGCCGGCAAGAAGAAAGCGCCGGTCGGAAAGAAGGGATAG
- the rpsK gene encoding 30S ribosomal protein S11, producing MAEEKRAKEVEAKPESPAAGEAGAKSAAAPVKRVRGKEKKNVPMAVAHIHATFNNTVITITDMQGNVLAWSSAGCLAFKGSRKGTPFAAQMAAQAAGNAAKEHGVRSLEVRVKGPGSGRESSIRALQSIGMEIKAIKDVTPIPHNGCRPPKRRRV from the coding sequence ATGGCCGAGGAAAAGAGAGCGAAAGAAGTCGAAGCCAAGCCGGAATCGCCGGCGGCGGGAGAAGCGGGCGCCAAGTCCGCCGCGGCGCCGGTGAAGCGGGTCCGCGGCAAGGAGAAGAAGAACGTTCCGATGGCGGTGGCCCACATTCACGCCACGTTCAACAATACGGTGATCACGATCACCGACATGCAGGGCAACGTCCTCGCCTGGTCCTCCGCGGGCTGCCTCGCCTTCAAGGGATCCCGGAAGGGGACTCCCTTCGCCGCGCAGATGGCGGCGCAGGCGGCGGGAAACGCGGCCAAGGAGCACGGCGTGCGCTCCCTGGAGGTGAGGGTGAAGGGGCCGGGCTCGGGAAGGGAGTCGTCGATTCGGGCGCTTCAGTCCATCGGCATGGAGATCAAGGCGATCAAGGACGTCACGCCGATTCCCCACAATGGTTGCCGCCCTCCCAAGCGCCGGCGGGTGTGA
- the map gene encoding type I methionyl aminopeptidase, translating into MILLKSPAEIESLDRANALVLKILDALERMVAPGVTTWDLDRVSEEMALKSGAKPAFKGYRGYTRSLCASVNEEVIHGIPSKKKELKEGDIVSLDFGVLLDGYYGDSARTVPVGSVPEEARRLLDVTRAALAKGIEAARPGGHLSDIGSAIQGHVESAGFSVVREFVGHGIGTSLHEDPQVPNYGTPGTGPVLREGLVLAVEPMVNQGTPEVRVLPDGWTAVTLDGGLSAHFERCLAITAQGTRVLGS; encoded by the coding sequence ATGATTCTCCTCAAGTCGCCGGCGGAGATTGAGTCGCTGGATCGGGCCAACGCCCTGGTCCTCAAGATCCTGGACGCCCTGGAGCGCATGGTGGCTCCGGGAGTGACGACCTGGGATCTCGATCGTGTCTCGGAGGAGATGGCGTTGAAATCGGGGGCCAAGCCGGCCTTCAAGGGCTACCGGGGGTACACGCGCTCCTTGTGCGCCTCGGTGAACGAAGAGGTGATCCACGGGATCCCCTCGAAGAAGAAGGAGCTGAAGGAAGGGGACATCGTCAGCCTCGATTTCGGAGTCCTGCTGGACGGCTACTACGGCGATTCGGCCCGCACCGTGCCGGTGGGGAGCGTCCCGGAGGAGGCCCGCAGGCTCCTCGACGTGACGCGCGCGGCGCTGGCGAAGGGGATCGAGGCGGCCAGGCCCGGCGGGCACCTTTCCGACATCGGCTCCGCCATCCAGGGCCACGTCGAGTCGGCGGGATTCTCGGTCGTCCGAGAGTTCGTCGGCCACGGCATCGGAACCTCGCTGCACGAGGATCCCCAGGTGCCGAATTACGGCACCCCGGGGACGGGGCCGGTCCTGCGGGAGGGGCTGGTCCTGGCGGTCGAGCCGATGGTGAACCAGGGGACGCCCGAGGTCCGGGTCCTCCCCGACGGCTGGACCGCGGTGACGCTGGACGGCGGTCTTTCCGCCCACTTCGAGCGGTGCCTGGCCATCACGGCGCAGGGCACCCGGGTCTTGGGATCCTAG
- the rpsD gene encoding 30S ribosomal protein S4, with the protein MARTRGPVCRLCRREGMKLFLKGERCFSEKCAVEKRRFAPGQHGKRRTKVQGYGIQLREKQKVKRIYGMLENQFHLAYQQAVRKKGITGEVLLQLLERRLDNVVFRLGLASSRWQSRQLISHGHVRVNDRKVDVISYLVKSGDTISLKDRIKKNVFLLASVDHAKGRGLPPWLALDSDGLRGTVTALPTRDSITLPIQEQMIIELYSK; encoded by the coding sequence TTGGCAAGAACTCGCGGTCCGGTTTGTCGATTATGCCGCCGGGAAGGGATGAAGCTCTTCCTGAAGGGCGAGCGCTGCTTCTCGGAGAAATGTGCCGTCGAGAAGAGGCGCTTCGCCCCGGGGCAGCACGGTAAGCGGCGCACCAAGGTCCAGGGGTACGGGATCCAGCTGCGCGAGAAGCAGAAGGTGAAGCGGATCTACGGGATGCTCGAGAACCAGTTCCACCTCGCCTACCAGCAGGCCGTCCGCAAGAAGGGCATCACCGGCGAGGTGCTGCTCCAGCTCCTCGAGCGCCGGCTCGACAACGTCGTGTTCCGGCTGGGGCTCGCCTCCTCGCGGTGGCAGTCCCGCCAGCTCATCAGCCACGGGCACGTCCGGGTGAACGACCGGAAGGTCGACGTCATTTCCTACCTGGTCAAGTCGGGCGACACGATCAGCCTGAAGGACCGGATCAAGAAGAACGTGTTCCTCCTGGCCTCCGTGGACCACGCCAAAGGCCGGGGGCTTCCGCCCTGGCTGGCGCTCGACTCCGACGGACTCAGGGGGACCGTGACGGCTCTGCCGACCCGCGACAGCATCACGCTGCCGATCCAGGAGCAGATGATCATCGAGCTCTATTCGAAGTGA
- the rpmJ gene encoding 50S ribosomal protein L36: MKVRASVKKICAKCKVIRRRGVIRIICPNPKHKQRQG; encoded by the coding sequence GTGAAAGTCCGAGCGTCCGTGAAGAAGATTTGCGCGAAGTGCAAGGTCATCCGCCGCCGCGGGGTGATCCGGATTATCTGTCCGAACCCGAAGCACAAGCAGCGGCAAGGATAA
- a CDS encoding DNA-directed RNA polymerase subunit alpha: MLWKDFQRPKRLECNRETLTGTYGEFYAQPFERGFGTTIGNAMRRVLLSSVEGAAITAVKIDGVLHEFTSIPGVVEDATDLILNLKQVPLKMNVDHPQTIYLRSEGAGDVKAGDIETNPNVQILDPEVHLATLQEEGKLNIEMRVRQGRGYVSADRNFEPDLPLGYIPIDSVHSPVKKVNYTVEDARLGQTTDYDKLTIEVWTNGAVAPVDAVALGSKLIKDHLAIFINFEEIEEGGEKEIDKEREKLNENLNRSVEELELSVRSYNCLKNAEIRTIRDLVQRSEGEMLKTKNFGRKSLNEIKEILAEMGLSLGMKLDEPAPMAK; this comes from the coding sequence ATGCTTTGGAAAGACTTTCAACGCCCCAAGCGCCTCGAGTGCAATCGGGAGACCTTGACGGGAACCTACGGCGAGTTCTACGCGCAGCCCTTCGAGAGGGGCTTCGGGACGACGATCGGCAACGCCATGAGACGGGTGCTGCTCTCGAGCGTCGAGGGCGCCGCCATCACTGCGGTGAAGATCGATGGCGTGCTCCACGAGTTCACCTCGATCCCGGGCGTCGTGGAGGATGCGACCGACTTGATCCTGAACTTGAAGCAGGTTCCGCTGAAGATGAACGTGGATCATCCCCAGACCATCTACCTGCGCTCGGAAGGGGCCGGGGACGTCAAGGCGGGCGACATCGAGACGAACCCGAACGTGCAGATCCTCGATCCCGAGGTGCATCTCGCCACTCTCCAGGAAGAGGGGAAGCTCAACATCGAGATGCGCGTCCGGCAGGGGCGCGGCTACGTGTCCGCCGACCGGAACTTCGAGCCGGACCTGCCCCTCGGATACATCCCCATCGACTCGGTGCATTCCCCCGTGAAGAAAGTGAACTATACGGTGGAGGACGCGCGGCTGGGCCAGACGACCGACTACGACAAGCTGACGATCGAGGTCTGGACCAACGGGGCCGTCGCCCCGGTGGACGCCGTGGCGCTCGGCTCCAAGCTGATCAAGGATCACCTCGCCATCTTCATCAACTTCGAGGAGATCGAAGAGGGCGGCGAGAAGGAGATCGACAAGGAGCGGGAAAAGCTCAACGAGAACCTGAACCGCTCCGTGGAGGAGCTCGAGCTCTCGGTGCGCTCCTACAACTGTCTGAAGAACGCCGAAATCCGGACGATCCGCGACCTCGTCCAGCGCTCCGAGGGGGAGATGCTGAAGACGAAGAATTTCGGCCGGAAGTCGCTGAACGAGATCAAGGAGATCCTGGCGGAGATGGGGCTGTCGCTCGGGATGAAGCTCGACGAGCCCGCCCCGATGGCGAAGTGA
- a CDS encoding lysophospholipid acyltransferase family protein: MPRRNRALRNWVEGALVQLIFAVLRVLPRRVRLLAGKGLGLGLYRLSPRHRRMAHANLERAFGDGLSPLEKQRIARASFAHLGLLLCDSLAFPQVDPERVSEIAVFEGLEHVREAYAQRKGVFVFSGHYGNWEMVALLQGYLGLPLAMVTRPLDNPFLERQLHRYRTLSGNRVIHKRGAAREILRAIREGWGVAIVIDQNVRGEDGIFVDFFGSPASTTPALATLALKTEAPIIPVFGIPLPDGRYRVRYLPEVRFQKSGDTKRDILELTQICTRIIEDQVRREPEFWVWMHRRWRTRPPEEAAAIRQRQARA, from the coding sequence ATGCCCAGACGGAATCGAGCGCTGCGTAACTGGGTCGAGGGGGCCCTGGTCCAGCTGATCTTCGCGGTCCTCAGGGTCCTGCCGCGCCGTGTCCGGCTGCTCGCGGGGAAGGGCCTCGGCCTGGGTCTGTACCGGCTCTCGCCGCGCCACCGGCGCATGGCCCACGCCAACCTGGAGCGGGCCTTCGGGGACGGTCTTTCCCCCTTGGAGAAGCAGCGGATCGCCCGGGCCTCCTTCGCCCATCTCGGGCTCCTCCTGTGCGACAGCCTCGCCTTCCCGCAGGTCGATCCGGAGCGCGTGTCGGAGATCGCGGTGTTCGAAGGGCTGGAGCACGTGCGGGAAGCCTACGCGCAAAGGAAGGGCGTGTTCGTCTTCTCGGGCCATTACGGCAACTGGGAGATGGTCGCGCTCCTCCAGGGTTACCTCGGCCTTCCCCTGGCGATGGTGACGCGCCCCCTCGACAACCCGTTTCTCGAGCGCCAGCTCCACCGCTACCGCACCCTCTCGGGGAACCGCGTGATTCACAAGCGAGGGGCGGCGCGCGAGATCCTGCGGGCCATCCGGGAAGGCTGGGGAGTGGCCATCGTCATCGATCAGAATGTCCGCGGCGAAGACGGGATCTTCGTCGATTTCTTCGGCTCCCCGGCCTCCACCACTCCCGCCCTGGCGACGCTGGCGCTCAAGACCGAGGCTCCCATCATTCCGGTCTTCGGCATCCCGCTACCCGACGGGCGGTATCGCGTCCGCTACCTTCCCGAAGTGCGCTTCCAGAAATCGGGCGACACGAAAAGGGACATTCTCGAGCTGACGCAGATTTGCACCCGCATCATCGAAGATCAGGTGCGGCGCGAGCCGGAATTCTGGGTCTGGATGCACCGCCGCTGGCGGACCCGCCCTCCCGAGGAAGCGGCCGCCATCCGGCAGCGGCAGGCGCGGGCATGA
- the rplQ gene encoding 50S ribosomal protein L17, producing the protein MRHGKALRKLGRTTAHRMSLLRNLSTSLFAKGRIATTLPKAKELRPFAEKLITLARRDDLHSRRLVARSIQDKAVVKTLFDTLGPRFAQRNGGYSRILKLGWRSGDGAEMAILELLGSEPVFDKGGKKGRKGRKAKKAAAPDAAAATQTEEGHAEGHDHDHDHAHEEPKPKSAKKKAAGAGKQKEKAAPKGARGKKKPAR; encoded by the coding sequence ATGAGGCACGGAAAGGCGCTACGCAAGCTGGGAAGGACGACCGCCCACCGGATGTCGCTCCTGCGCAACCTGTCGACCTCGCTGTTCGCCAAAGGCCGCATCGCGACGACGCTTCCGAAGGCGAAGGAGCTGCGCCCGTTCGCGGAGAAGCTCATCACCCTGGCCCGCCGCGACGATCTGCACAGCCGCCGGCTCGTCGCCCGGTCCATCCAGGACAAGGCGGTCGTCAAGACGCTGTTCGACACGCTCGGCCCCCGGTTCGCCCAGCGGAACGGCGGCTACAGCCGGATCCTGAAGCTCGGATGGCGCAGCGGCGACGGCGCGGAGATGGCGATCCTCGAGCTGCTCGGCTCGGAGCCCGTCTTCGACAAGGGCGGCAAGAAGGGCAGGAAGGGGCGGAAAGCGAAGAAAGCGGCCGCCCCGGATGCTGCCGCAGCGACACAGACGGAGGAGGGCCACGCCGAGGGGCACGATCACGACCACGACCACGCCCACGAGGAGCCGAAGCCGAAGAGCGCGAAGAAAAAGGCGGCGGGCGCCGGGAAGCAGAAGGAGAAAGCGGCTCCGAAGGGTGCCCGGGGGAAGAAGAAGCCGGCCCGGTAG